Proteins encoded by one window of Halobaculum halobium:
- a CDS encoding YqjF family protein codes for MQRRLLSMRWRDALFAHWRVDPATVEARLPDALSVATYDGDAYLGVVPFEMTDIRPRWSPVGLSFPELNLRTYVTDGDTKGVYFFNLDAADPIGVGVARALFRLPYYRASMDVTRDGDRVTVTSHRIHRGAPEAHFDATYGPAGETSPPEPGSLEAFLVENYRFYTEGRDRVYYGDIAHEPWPLADADAQIRTNTLFDANGFEAPSGEPICHYSPGIEVTADRIRRLDPEAADAAAGTDGSDAIGIPVEER; via the coding sequence ATGCAGCGACGCCTGCTGTCGATGCGGTGGCGAGACGCGCTGTTCGCCCACTGGCGGGTCGACCCCGCGACCGTCGAGGCGCGCCTCCCCGACGCGCTCTCGGTGGCGACGTACGACGGCGACGCCTACCTTGGGGTGGTTCCCTTCGAGATGACCGACATCCGGCCGCGCTGGTCGCCGGTCGGGCTGTCGTTCCCGGAGCTGAACCTCCGCACGTACGTCACCGATGGCGACACGAAGGGGGTGTACTTCTTCAACCTGGACGCGGCTGACCCGATCGGCGTCGGCGTCGCTAGGGCGCTGTTCCGACTCCCGTACTACCGAGCGTCGATGGACGTGACCCGCGACGGCGACCGCGTGACCGTCACCAGCCACCGGATCCACCGCGGCGCGCCCGAAGCGCACTTCGACGCGACGTACGGCCCTGCGGGAGAGACGAGCCCCCCGGAGCCGGGAAGCCTCGAGGCGTTTCTCGTCGAGAACTACCGCTTTTACACGGAGGGGCGCGACCGGGTCTACTACGGCGATATCGCCCACGAGCCGTGGCCGCTTGCCGACGCCGACGCACAGATCCGGACGAACACGCTGTTCGATGCGAACGGGTTCGAGGCGCCGTCCGGGGAGCCCATCTGCCACTACTCGCCGGGGATCGAGGTGACCGCCGACCGGATCCGCCGGCTCGACCCGGAGGCGGCCGACGCCGCCGCCGGGACCGACGGCAGCGATGCTATCGGGATACCCGTCGAAGAGCGCTGA
- a CDS encoding DUF4349 domain-containing protein has product MQADAEATPGPEDADAGAGDDGGGANVNAQVAERQLIYEATVELRVDDYDAARTTLTEMTRERGGYVGSSRTEVRGEGNETWTTGQLVLRVPSGNYSGAMDAINETGEVRSVDESTQDVTSQIVDLEARLESLRAERDRLRELYEQANDTEDVLAVQRELSDVQTEIERTEARLQSLERRVAYSTITVELREPRPDYEPPERTAWYETPLTEAFLESVNGVIVLGRGAVVLTAYALPYLLVLAVPAVGLALGYRRARGRWRG; this is encoded by the coding sequence GTGCAGGCGGACGCCGAGGCGACGCCCGGCCCCGAGGACGCCGACGCCGGCGCTGGCGACGACGGGGGCGGCGCGAACGTGAACGCGCAGGTGGCCGAGCGGCAGTTGATCTACGAGGCGACCGTCGAGCTCCGCGTCGATGACTACGACGCCGCTCGGACAACCCTCACCGAGATGACGCGCGAGCGCGGCGGCTACGTCGGGAGCTCCCGGACGGAGGTCCGCGGCGAGGGGAACGAGACGTGGACCACCGGACAGCTCGTCCTCCGCGTGCCCTCCGGCAACTACTCGGGCGCGATGGACGCGATCAACGAGACCGGAGAGGTCCGTTCGGTCGACGAGTCCACGCAGGACGTGACGTCTCAGATCGTCGATCTGGAGGCGCGCTTAGAGAGCCTCCGCGCGGAGCGCGACCGCCTCCGGGAGCTGTACGAGCAGGCCAACGACACCGAGGACGTGCTCGCGGTCCAGCGTGAACTCTCGGACGTGCAAACGGAGATCGAACGCACCGAGGCCCGGCTCCAGAGCCTCGAACGGCGCGTCGCCTACTCGACGATCACCGTCGAACTCCGCGAACCCCGGCCCGACTACGAGCCGCCCGAACGAACCGCCTGGTACGAGACGCCGCTCACCGAGGCGTTCTTGGAGTCCGTCAACGGCGTGATCGTGCTCGGGCGCGGCGCGGTCGTCCTGACCGCGTACGCGCTCCCGTACCTGCTCGTGCTCGCGGTTCCGG